One window of Thermogemmata fonticola genomic DNA carries:
- a CDS encoding deiodinase-like protein: protein MCGFRLVLVLSSLVAGAALCAAAPPGAGKSRPAGRPGEVNTPPAKGERFPDRLKVGDLAPDFVLSDPTGKREVRLSSFRGQRPVVLIFGSLTUPPFRRQSGDLERLYQTYKDQAEFFLIYIREAHPDSLLYVPQDSEGTEEGDEILMKLGQTNTLAERSERAQQCVATLKLSIPALVDGEDNRVNRAYAAWPDRLYVIGSDGRIAYKGGRGPSGFRPAEVEHWLKTHLP, encoded by the coding sequence ATGTGCGGCTTTCGGCTTGTGCTGGTGCTGAGCAGCCTAGTAGCCGGTGCGGCCCTGTGCGCGGCGGCCCCGCCAGGTGCAGGCAAATCACGGCCCGCAGGCCGGCCGGGCGAGGTCAATACGCCCCCGGCCAAAGGCGAGCGGTTTCCCGACCGGCTCAAGGTCGGTGACCTGGCCCCGGATTTCGTCCTGTCCGATCCTACCGGGAAGAGAGAGGTTCGACTCTCCAGCTTCCGCGGCCAGCGGCCAGTGGTCTTGATCTTTGGCAGCTTGACCTGACCACCTTTCCGTCGCCAGTCTGGCGACCTGGAGCGGCTGTACCAAACGTACAAGGACCAAGCGGAATTTTTCCTGATTTACATCCGCGAGGCCCATCCGGACTCCCTCCTCTATGTCCCTCAAGACAGCGAGGGAACAGAGGAGGGCGACGAGATACTGATGAAATTGGGTCAAACGAACACCCTGGCCGAGCGCAGCGAGCGGGCCCAGCAGTGCGTAGCCACTTTGAAACTTTCGATCCCGGCCCTGGTGGACGGGGAGGACAACCGGGTGAACCGGGCCTACGCTGCCTGGCCGGACCGGCTGTACGTCATCGGGAGCGATGGCCGCATTGCCTACAAAGGGGGCCGGGGACCGAGCGGCTTCCGACCCGCCGAAGTCGAACACTGGCTGAAAACTCACCTTCCCTGA
- a CDS encoding CAP domain-containing protein, producing the protein MLILREKAESARRGIPVEAAQGASGGTAGVPQHAYGNNVREAAMAASRLHLECLEGRECPATVNLFNGILTVLGTDSADSIIISQSGTTISVAGQSFSAAQVRRIVVSAGQGDDLVRNNTAIAATLYGGIGHDRLIGGSGRDVLYGGQGNDYLNGRQGVDRLIGGSGNDQLVDTLGGDVLNGGSPAPNRGNTSFEAEIIRLVNQERARAGLAPLTVSGRLNQAAYLHTLDMTAISNRYGPDAGHQHTLFGTTRPQLLDRLDAAGYDTWTRSFAFGENIAYGYSSPAEVMSAWMASPGHRANILNPNFTEIGVSVLADASGRLFFTQNFGRLV; encoded by the coding sequence GTGTTAATATTGAGGGAGAAGGCGGAGAGCGCCCGGCGGGGCATCCCGGTCGAAGCGGCGCAGGGAGCCAGCGGTGGGACGGCGGGGGTTCCCCAGCATGCCTACGGGAACAACGTGAGGGAAGCGGCGATGGCGGCGAGCCGATTGCATCTGGAATGCCTGGAAGGGCGGGAATGTCCGGCGACGGTCAACCTGTTCAACGGCATCCTGACCGTTTTGGGCACGGACAGTGCGGACAGCATCATCATCAGCCAAAGCGGTACCACGATCAGTGTGGCGGGACAGAGCTTTTCCGCCGCTCAGGTACGGCGGATTGTGGTGTCGGCGGGGCAAGGGGATGATCTGGTGCGCAACAACACGGCGATCGCAGCGACGCTTTACGGCGGGATAGGCCACGATCGGCTTATCGGCGGCAGCGGGCGGGATGTGCTCTACGGCGGGCAGGGGAACGATTATCTCAACGGGCGGCAGGGGGTGGACCGCCTCATCGGCGGTTCGGGGAATGACCAACTGGTTGATACCCTCGGCGGGGACGTGCTCAACGGGGGCAGTCCGGCGCCGAATCGGGGCAACACGAGCTTTGAAGCCGAGATCATCCGACTGGTCAATCAGGAGCGCGCCCGCGCTGGACTAGCCCCGCTGACGGTCAGCGGCCGACTCAATCAGGCGGCCTATCTGCACACGCTGGACATGACGGCGATCAGCAATCGCTACGGTCCCGATGCCGGGCACCAGCACACCCTCTTCGGCACGACGCGTCCGCAGTTGCTCGACCGGCTGGACGCCGCCGGCTACGATACCTGGACGCGTTCGTTTGCCTTCGGAGAAAACATCGCCTACGGCTACAGCAGTCCGGCGGAGGTCATGTCCGCCTGGATGGCTTCACCGGGCCATCGGGCCAACATTCTCAATCCGAACTTCACGGAGATCGGGGTCAGCGTCCTGGCCGACGCTTCGGGCCGTCTCTTCTTCACTCAGAACTTCGGCCGACTTGTCTGA
- a CDS encoding ArnT family glycosyltransferase, with protein sequence MRERLGDYAVLLLVVGLVSLPGLGSYSLWDVDEGVNAEAAREMAEADSWIVPTFNYQLRTAKPVLLYWLQRWSYAVGGVSEGWARGPSVLCGLGAVLLCYELGRRLWDRASGLWAGVILGSAVQFAILSRAATPDAPLLFFTVLTFFAFWWGQEQGRRAWWHPVAAACGLAVLTKGPIGAALPGLVILLYFLWQKEGRRLLDGRLLSAAGLFLLTAGPWYALVASETRGEWVKAFIGRENLERFARPMEGHGGPFFYYALVLPVFFLPWSLWLIPVLEHTGQQAVGRVRRFLALAEPSTGGEAEDPRPYRFLVCWIGVYLLVFSAAATKLPNYIFPLYPALALLTGRFFARWQREQVPLARWVVPTALGLLAAVGLAAGVGLLVAERWYHGLGLCCWLGLIPVGGAAAGWKAWKRGEAAALRRRLAVAGIAFVAASAAVLPVTLDRHRAPKVLVEASGIAEPQRDLRVGTHRWFAPSLVFYCGREVMNLPDAAAVRRFLETPTPAYLFLPAPAAEEASLRAVLAPHTCLARQYDLLARCDILVVANAAALTPSACTPSAR encoded by the coding sequence ATGCGGGAGCGCCTGGGCGATTATGCCGTGCTGCTGCTCGTGGTGGGACTGGTCAGCTTGCCGGGGCTAGGCAGCTACAGTCTGTGGGATGTGGATGAAGGGGTCAACGCCGAGGCGGCGCGCGAGATGGCCGAGGCAGACAGTTGGATCGTGCCGACGTTCAACTATCAGTTGCGGACGGCCAAGCCGGTGTTGTTGTACTGGTTGCAGCGGTGGAGTTATGCAGTGGGGGGGGTGTCGGAGGGGTGGGCGCGCGGGCCGTCGGTTCTCTGCGGTCTGGGCGCAGTGCTGCTGTGCTATGAACTGGGCCGTCGGCTGTGGGACCGGGCCAGCGGCCTATGGGCCGGGGTGATCCTGGGCAGTGCGGTGCAGTTTGCCATCCTGAGCCGGGCGGCCACGCCGGATGCTCCGCTGCTCTTCTTCACCGTGCTGACATTCTTCGCCTTCTGGTGGGGGCAGGAGCAGGGGCGGCGGGCCTGGTGGCATCCCGTGGCGGCGGCCTGCGGCCTGGCGGTGTTGACCAAAGGGCCGATCGGGGCTGCCCTGCCGGGACTGGTCATTCTGCTGTACTTCCTCTGGCAGAAGGAGGGGCGGCGCTTGCTGGACGGGCGCCTGTTGAGTGCGGCGGGACTGTTTTTGCTGACAGCCGGACCGTGGTACGCCTTGGTGGCCAGCGAGACACGGGGAGAATGGGTCAAAGCGTTCATTGGGCGGGAAAACCTGGAGCGCTTCGCGCGGCCGATGGAAGGGCATGGCGGGCCGTTCTTCTACTATGCTCTGGTCTTGCCGGTCTTTTTTCTGCCCTGGAGTCTCTGGCTCATTCCGGTGCTGGAGCACACCGGGCAGCAGGCGGTGGGACGTGTCCGCCGCTTTCTGGCCTTGGCGGAGCCGAGCACCGGGGGGGAAGCGGAGGACCCCCGCCCGTACCGCTTCCTTGTCTGCTGGATCGGAGTGTACCTGCTGGTCTTTTCCGCGGCGGCGACAAAACTGCCGAATTACATCTTCCCGCTCTACCCTGCGCTGGCGCTCTTGACGGGCCGGTTCTTCGCGCGCTGGCAGAGGGAGCAGGTGCCTCTGGCGCGCTGGGTGGTGCCAACAGCCTTGGGATTGCTCGCGGCGGTGGGTCTGGCGGCGGGGGTCGGCCTGCTCGTGGCGGAACGCTGGTACCACGGCCTGGGCCTGTGCTGCTGGCTGGGGCTGATTCCTGTCGGCGGAGCAGCGGCGGGATGGAAGGCCTGGAAGCGGGGCGAAGCGGCGGCGCTGCGGCGGCGGCTGGCCGTGGCGGGTATCGCCTTTGTCGCGGCCAGTGCCGCAGTCCTGCCGGTGACACTCGATCGCCATCGGGCACCGAAGGTGCTGGTGGAAGCCAGCGGTATCGCAGAGCCGCAGCGGGACCTGCGCGTGGGAACGCATCGCTGGTTCGCTCCCAGCCTGGTGTTTTACTGCGGGCGGGAAGTGATGAACCTGCCGGATGCCGCCGCCGTCCGCCGTTTCCTGGAAACGCCGACGCCGGCCTACCTCTTCCTCCCCGCTCCTGCGGCGGAAGAGGCCAGCCTGCGCGCGGTGCTCGCCCCGCATACGTGCCTGGCCCGACAGTACGACTTGCTCGCCCGTTGCGACATCCTCGTGGTGGCCAACGCCGCCGCCCTCACCCCTTCCGCTTGCACTCCTTCCGCCCGGTAG